In Acetonema longum DSM 6540, a single window of DNA contains:
- a CDS encoding TetR/AcrR family transcriptional regulator encodes MEQEFQHSKLRRIQSITVDIAQILKAAAEVINTEGVLSLTLEAVAKKAAVSKGGLLYHFPNKDALLEGMVDYLTQSFVHGIHSAVNADPCEKGKWIRAYTILTFTQINAEMNTAFLAAAATNPELLKSMAERFQALHVHIENDNIDPILATIVRLAADGMYFNQLYGMDLQEDIREKILDQLITLTRGENQ; translated from the coding sequence ATGGAACAAGAATTCCAGCACTCCAAACTCCGTCGGATTCAGTCCATAACTGTCGATATTGCGCAAATACTTAAGGCTGCCGCAGAAGTTATAAATACTGAAGGCGTCCTTTCTTTGACTTTGGAAGCGGTTGCAAAAAAAGCGGCCGTTAGCAAAGGTGGTTTATTGTATCATTTTCCCAATAAAGATGCTCTATTGGAAGGGATGGTTGATTATTTAACGCAAAGTTTTGTTCATGGAATACATTCTGCTGTTAATGCAGACCCGTGTGAAAAGGGGAAATGGATTAGAGCATATACAATACTAACTTTTACTCAAATTAATGCGGAGATGAATACAGCCTTTTTAGCAGCTGCTGCAACAAATCCAGAATTATTAAAGTCCATGGCTGAAAGATTCCAAGCATTGCACGTACATATTGAGAATGACAATATTGACCCCATTCTTGCGACTATTGTCAGACTTGCAGCTGATGGTATGTATTTTAATCAGTTATATGGCATGGATTTACAAGAAGATATTCGAGAAAAAATCTTAGACCAATTAATTACTTTAACCAGAGGTGAAAACCAATGA